The Conger conger chromosome 11, fConCon1.1, whole genome shotgun sequence genome includes the window ACAATAATTATGCACAAGAGTATTCTGATTCATTGCCCAGCTCTTTGCTCTTTGCCAAATTCGTTGCAAGTGCGGAGGTAAAGCTGTTCAAAGGCAAGGGGATACTTTCACAGGGAAGGAACGAGAACCTTGCTGGGGTCCTCCTCAAAGCTGTAGATGGCAAATCTCCTTTACTGCCTACCCATATGTATTCTGCTGTTTTCAAACCCAGtataaagggagggaggggtttggATCGAAGATCCCTCCAGCTTTGGAGCACTTTCTTCTTCAGTCGGATTGACATGCTGGGCCTGTATGCTGGAGCATTTTGAGGCTGCGTCCAAAGCTCTTGTGTACAGGCCCAGCATGTAAACTAATCCCTGACAGACTAAATGCTTTGGAAAGAACTTGCGGAAGGGCTGCATGTTGTTTTTCTGGTATTTGCATAGCAGATCCCACAGAACGGAAATTGATTTACAGTACGCCACGAGGCACTAGAGACTTGCAGAGGAGGACTCCTCCCCCAAGTACTTGGGTCTCAATCTGGACCTTGGATCAAGAGAAACATCTCAACCTTGTACAAGGGCCAAATATTTCAGCCCTCTGCTCGTCTCATCAAAGCAAGAGGGCGGGTGGGGGTCGGGTCGGGTCGggctagggcaggggtcggcaaccctggtcctggagagccgcagggtgtgctggctttcgttgtttcttggcattaattgatcaatgaaagccgttgattacacggttaactcacctcacctggtttcttgggtccgAGTCGCTTGCTTAtcttaaggtggagacgaaagccagcacaccctgcggctctccaggaccagggttgccgacccctgggctaGGGTGTTGGCCAACTACGAAAGAGGACAAAAAGCaaaatggaggaggagaggaagttTAGATGGTCAAACACGATGCCATTGTTGCTTTTGCTCCCTCAGTTCCGGGCTCCAGAATCAAGACGTCATCATCAGCATCAACGGGCGACCGGTCCAGACCACTGAGGACGTGAGCAACGCCgtgcagtccagcagggcccTGGCGGTGATGGTGCGCCGGGCTAACGAGGACGTGGTCCTCACGGTGGTCCCAGAGGAGGTGGACTAACCCGTACCTCCTGCAGAAAATGCATCTGGGACAGGGGTcgccagccctggtcctggagagctactgggtctgctgggttttgttttcaccttaaaatcagcacctgttgagacccaggtaaccaggtgaggtgagttaattaattaaattagagcagttgattatagttaattgcagggtaagaatgaaaaccagcagacccagtagctctccaggaccagggttggagaccactgatctAGGAGGTTCTCTATTATCCAGCATGTTTCAGGAGTTCACTGGCCTAATGTTACACCACAAAATATTCAAACGCAcatatttatatactgtatatacatagtgtgtatatgtacgtaCTCTCATCCTTTACTTTATTGGTCCTTTGTACATTAAGCGCTGACTTTGTCAAAGGAAAGCGGAAAAACAAACAGGTATTACAATGAATACTGCAAAGCCAACCCAACATAGGAGAGGGAATTGTGAGTTATGTTCAGTGCAGGGATTCATAATGAACAGTATTCTTTTGAAGATGACAAATTAATTTTTCCAAATCATTTATAATaaaattttttgaaaatattggaTTCAACAGCCTGCTTTTTGTCACAGTGAACAAAGTACACTGATTAGCCTTGATTGAAGTTTGGCGTCTAAAAATGGTCTCCGATAAATCCAATTAGCACTGCAGCATCAATGTTTGATGCTCTGCGCCAAAATATAATTAAACTTTTTATGGGCGTACAGCTCAATAAAAGCGATGTTCTTCGCTTCTAGGCCCCTTGACTGGTCacagggagggaaaaaaagcagaaaaatgtatttggcaTATTTCTTCCTACGCAAACTTGCATGTTCGAGCATGAGGAGACTCCTTAAATCATGCAGGGCACACACTGCAGGAATAGACAGGAGACTAGTGCGTCCAGATTCACTTGAGAACTGTAGCTGCAGCAAGAATAGCACACATTATTCCTCCAGCTCATACTGCGAGACACGCCACAGTGTTCTGCATCCTGTGCATATCTAAATCGACCGAAATCAATATTTGATtagtaaaataatttcaataaaaatgtccTTGCATGTACATTGTTCATTCAGCCACACGATAAGGACATGTAGCACACAGTGCTGCCCATTAGCATTTGGACAAGGACACACTTTTTGCAggccagcacattggatttgaattaaaacaatgaatataaggTTAAGGTGCCAACTGTCAGCATtaaggatatttacatccatgtccAGTGATCCATGTAGAAACAGCATAtacgtacccccccccccccccctttttggaggaccaaaagtaattggacattttTAATATAATCTCAGTCATCACACTTAGTACTTGTTAGCAAAAATGTTGGTTTTGAGGACTGCCTGAAGTTAGTAACCCATAGACATGACGCTGGGGTTTCGGGGGacatttgccttcagtcttcCGTTTAGCATTTCGTTGGATTTGAGCAGATCTTTCTGTCCACTTAAGAATTCATCCTGATGTTGTGGTCAGCAGTCACCTCATCAGTAAAGATGTGAGTAAGTTCCAGTGACCGCCAAAACTCAACTGTCACCATGTTCACGACCAGCTCCTTTCTTTCCTCACTTTTCAAGTTCCACCACTGGTAAACGGGTAAAGGTTAATACTCATCTCATCTGGCCataggtttcttttttttttttttctttcaaactaGTTTATTTAATGTACTTTTTTAGCGAACTAACTTTGGCATACCTATGACGACATCCTTGAGTGTGTTCTTAAGCCGTTCCAACTGTTGAAAAGGGGGCTTTCTTCACAATTGACAGTTTTCCACGACACTGGTCTTTCTGTGGTCCACGAGGTTGcttgctattgctgagctcaccagggcATTCATGCTGGCAGTATATTTCGACACATCCCATGTTTCGGTTACATCTCTGATCAATTTATTAAGATGTTTTCACCCCATGACGGCCTGCTTTGACACTGCcgtggtcctcatgttgacccAACAGCAACAAGCTCCAAATGCAACTTCTACACAGCTGCGCAGCCAACTGTTAAAtgacttttggtcccataaaatggggggggaactatgtataaaaatggctgcaATTACTACACGGTTCAGCCGAAATGGACGCAAATGcccacaaattaaagctggcaGACTGCACGCATtcatcatttaatttcaaatctgtGCTGGAGTACgcagccaaaacaaaaactgtgtcactgtccaaatacatacgatTACTGCACTGTATAAACGGGAAAATAAAACGTaatatcaaaatgaaaataaaatgtcatttatatGGGCAAGACACACAGCATGTCAGTTCTGCATGAATATTCACTTCATTCCACTTCTGATTGAGCGCTCACTGATTGTTGCACCACTGATTGAGTAAATTGTAAAAAGTTACAAAATGTTAGACAATAAAGATTCTCCAAATGAGCAATACTAAACCTACATGTTTTGGGCAATAGAGGCTTTcaggatgaaaaaaaagaaaagtaaaagtgAACTGGAAAAAGAATGCCATTGCCATTGCAGTAGCGATTCTTTGGATATTTACGCATATCTATTTAAATTGCTGTTGATCTACATTACGCAGGGCCTTTAACCAAGTGCAGCAATTATACACGGCACAGCAACACTGTGTGCCAGTTAGCACTGGCAGGGCCAGAATTTAGTGCTTGGCTGTGTAGCGTCTCTCACACAGAAACCCAGCGAGacaacaggatgagccaccttGCCACCCcttcatgaattatttattattcagtcactttcacacacacacacacacactaataaaaCCCGTCAACTAAACCCCAGTGGGACTGGGTATTTCAGGCGCAACTCTGAGAGGAATAGATAACGAGAGACAGAAGTAACTTCCAAATATTGACgacttcaattaaaaaaaaaactggtgcCACCTCTTCGCTTACTTTCTTTGcagaatacatttctcacacttCTCTGCCGGGTAAATGTGCTCTAGTGCTGGCACTCCATCAACAGACCAATATGTTAATCTATTAATTGTTTGTGACTGGCAACACTGATTATATTACCATACCAAGGGACATATgaaaacaatataaatgaaaaacacaatttgTTAATATCCCAGTGTATTCCCATATGTGTTCCCTCTTGCATTTATTCATACGTACAGTGAatacagaaaacattttcacatcaaTCTGCAAAGAAACCTCCATTTTATTGTAGCTAAAAAGCAACAAATGGTGGAAAAACAAGAACATTTGAATGGACTGTATCAAAGTCCCATGTCTCCCTGAACGACAGTAAACATAATTTAAACTAAGAATCTTTTTACAAAATGATACACCTGTACATAATAGTTCCAATAAACAATCCAAATGTTAAATTACCTTTGTATGGACTTTGTGTCAGTGTTTACAACCCCACAGTCCTTAATCCATCAGGTGACAGCACTGGTCAGATTTGAGAAAAGACAGACtttgggccggtttcacagacacagattaagcataCTCCCGGACTAAGTCGAGTTTTGTCAGGAGaatctaggactaggcttaatctgtgtctgggaAACTGGCCCATAGCGATACAGTGCACTCCACTTCTACAGACTTCCATCCTGAAACTCCTAACCATTCTTTCAAATTTCACCAAAGCAAAGTCAACGTACACAAAGAAACGTACGGGTAGACAACCAGAGCTCAGGATATAGGTTAGGCAAAACACAAGGTCACAAGATCCACACTGGTGCCTCGTGTACAGTGTGGATTTAATGGTTTTGATTGCTACTGCTTGAACACAATGCACGATTCAATAAAAACACGTTCAATACGGTTCAATGCAACCAGCGTGTGTACAAGCACATGTTTCTTCACAATGGGCCAGACTACACTGTGAATTCAGATGAGGACTCCTCAAGGCATGGGGGAGCACTGGAGCGAGATTAAAGACGACAAGCCAAGCCATTTCAAAAAGGCAGTCTTCTCTGAGAGCTTTCCAGCCCTACACGGCGTTCTCTTCATCTGTCTGTGTCAGCGTGACTGGGACAAATCTCCGGCTGAGAGCCGCTAATTTGACAAAGGAGAAAGTGTacgggagcagcagcagggcttGGCATGTATCAAGTGTTAATTATGTAAATATCAGCTTGAAAAGACATGAATTTCATGAGCGTGATTTTTTTTACCACACAGAAATGTTCTGGTTTTAGAAACACGAATGAACATGACACCAAAGATAAAACTAAATTTGTGCCAACTTAATGTCCCCCACAGACCCAAACTCCGCACATCTCTATGAAACCTGCAGTATCAATCACTGCATGCCGGTGCCTGCATGGCTTTGCCTGCTTCCTGATTCTGTTGGCTCCCCATTACATAAAAATGACATCTGAGGAATGTTTTTATGGGTCAGCGCATTTCAGGCGCTTAGCATAATGTTAAAATACAAACACCGCAGAACATCCCTATACAATGGTCTAGCTGTTAACCAAAGGGAACACGGACTCCAAAACTGTTTTCCTTCACAATGAACTATGTGGGGGAAAAAGTTTCAGCAAGCAAGCGCTTCCCTGGCCATTTACTGTAATAGTAAGAGTCTATTATTGAATCAGATTTAGGAGATTAATGTTGAAgcgtttgatttttttttttttttttcgctccAGTGATGCAGTGGAGCATGTTTTTTCCAGCCCAACGCTGTATAAACAATATTTCTGCATCAATCATGACCTGCTGCAAACAAAGCTGAATTCActcacattttcaaaagggAAAATTAATACGTGGAATTATCTGCTACTTTCTGCTGAGGTCTTAGGCTCTCCCCCTCATGAATATTGATGAGAAATATTAACGCCCTTCATTCTTGGTTAATTAACAGGcatctgaaaaccagaccaagCGATCAATTTCAGACCGCGGTTGAATACTGAAATAACCCAGTGTTCGATCTCATCACAAAGTCACATTAATCAAAGATGTTACACAAGaagcaaaagaacaaaaaaaaaaaaaaaaaaaaaaacgaaatacaaaaaagaaagcaaCGCTTGCGTAAATTCACTTATCCAAGTTAAGGAGGTGCATTGTGGTCAGACTGAAGAGAAGCCCAGGAGCCCTGAACTCAGCCTGTCTGGcccctgctcctctctgtccctctgtccctctgtccctctgtctctccctccaatccttccatctctccctcaatccctccttccctccatccGACCTTCGGTCTGCCAGTGTCTCCACCCTTCCCCTccatccctgtctctccctcctacccccacccctgtctctccctccctccctccacccctccacccctctgtctctccctccctccctgcgtCTCCTCAGTAGAAAGTGCACCAGTTGCTGCCGTCGCTGGGCATCAGCCCGCCGGTGATGAGCAGAATCAGGTCCACAAACCACCAGATGCCCAGCCCTCCCAGGGTGAGCAGCTTGCCCACGGCCGTGCCCGTGTGGCCCAGGCAGAAGCGGTCCACCCCGAAGCAGCCCAGGAAGAAGGAGTACAGCAGCGTGGTGATGAAGTAGTGTCCCGTGTACCTGCAAGCACAGCGCCCGGCGGTCACACAGTGGCCAGCGGTGGTACTGCAGTCTGCACACTTTCAAGGCCAAAGTCAATCCTCAGTCCCCGGGTCTATACATACATTTGTGAATATTGCCCTCTAGTGGCCTTGCaatattttgcatttgaatattattaaatattaagtatCCTAACcacaacatattttaaataattttaataattgaaCACACAAAGTTTATTAGTTTTCTGAGCTCATGTGGCACATTCCTGCAGTTAGTCTTGCTTAATTTCTCCCTAATGTCGCGCCCACAGACAGAGATGATTATTGGCTGCTCAGAGCTGTCAGTGGGCTAAGAGCATGTTGATTAAGTGTATGTATACATAAAGCATGTGCGTCAGCAAATTGAAATATGCTGCACACTGTAAGTATTTCATACCCATGGTCAATATATTGCCCAGCTTTCTCATTTTGCAAATCAGCACGCTTTAGGTTCTGTGAGATTATTAATCATGCAACATAAGCTGCTGtcaattattttcttctttaaatAAATGACCCTTGTCAACTGttcaaaaatacaacaaaaaatttattaaaaaactgATCTGCATCTTAATGCAGACTATAttgatgcctgtgtgtgtgtgtgtgtgtgtgtgtgtgtgtgtgtgtggatgcgtgtatgtgtgtgtgtgtgtgtgtgtgtgtgtgtgtgtgtgtgtgtgtgtgtgtgcgtgtgtgtgtgtgtgtggatgcgtgtgtgtgtgtgtgtgtggatgtgtgtgtgtgtgtgtgtggatgcgtgtgtgtgtgtgcgagtgtgtgtgtaggcagaTGTAATGTCAGTTTCCATACAGAGTATGGAGAAACAGTGTGTAAGAGCAGGACGTATGTGTGATGTTCTGGACGTACTTGATGCAGGGCTCGTTCCCCCTCAGGAACTCTTTGGGCCCTGCACACTCGATGCCCTCCAGCGCCGTGCAGATCACACGCGTGTGGTTCACATCCTTATGCACCTGGCCCccaaactgaaacaaaatggaggcatgAACAAACAACACTGGAACATTGTCTTGATATTCCAATCAGAGCTTAGGCTTGTACTGTCATAAAGTTTGACAACCAATGTGGGTTATCAATCATTCAGTGAGAATGGAATTAAATGCTTTGTTGGGAGAATGCGCTGTGCAACATTCACTATGGGCGTCGATTGAAAAGTggatttagtctaggactaggcttaatcggTGTCTGGAAATTGACCCTATACACAGAATTACCATGAAACTTTAGGAATAGGAATGTCACACTTCTCTGTGGCACTGATGTAGAGAAATAAAATTATGCTGTTCAATGAATAAAATTAACTTCTTTCATATCCATCGTCATAAACATGTCGTCTTATGCATGCAGAGCCTGAGATGCACATTTAAATACAGAATATCCTTTTCCTATAGATAAACATGcaacatgcacaaaaaaaaaaagttaatgagCAATAGTTTATATTGATAGGTATTAGGTACGAAAGCCATACTGTGCTGCTTTCACACCACAATAACACCATACATTTGGAGCCCAATGTGGGGCTTAACATGCCCAAGAACCCATCCTAATTTGGAACATCCAACTATCTGCAACTGCATCCTCATTCCAGAGTgaaccccactgctgattcagcagGGTACAGGGTAGATACCTGAggttctcctccaaaacacaTGGTGTTACCAGCCtgcttttcacactgcagatgAAAGCTAAGCttgcagagtggagtggaagacctttcatatgcagGCAACCGGACGACCAGCAGGGTCACTGGAGAGCGATGAAACATGGACGCCCCAACAAACCACACCCTCTCATATGCCGGGCGATGCAATCAGCAATTGCACATTGCCCTATGGGGCTACCAGCCACAGACAACCCGGGCACAGTCTGGTTTCCGAGGCCGTAGTAATTTACTATGGTTgatatcatttaaaatatatatattttaaaaaattctaTAAAACTGCCTGCTGATGTGAAAGGCTACCATTGCGAATCACTGAACATGATATACACGACAAAAAGCACTCAACCAAAGGATTCCATCGATTCTCCTGGAAACTGGACAGGGTTTATGGCCTGTGGTTGACACAAGTCGACAGAATTTGTCCTAGTGGCTTCCTACACTATGCAAATCTAATGCATCGGGAGTAACGATCTAATAAATGGAATGCTGGAAAACGTACAACACCAGGCCACATTAATATTAGTCTGATTCCCTGCAAACACGACACTAAAAATCTGGACAAAGACATTCCACCAGATGGCAGTTAATTGACGTCAGATTGCACGATGATCTAAGGCAAGAAACCATGAGCACAGCCACGTCCTTTACTGACTTCTACCAAGGTATATGTTTAGACTGTTTATTATCCAAAACCAATCCAACTTGCTATCATAAGCCTCATTTAAATTGTTAGAACATAATGACATTTCATGAGCTGCAATGTCACTCCATCACAGTGTGAGAGGATTCAGGTATCACctggtaaaataattatttgcttGCCAAAATACCTTATTCCTGCTACGTGAAATTATctcaggggcagcctgtagcttagtggctaaggcacatgactgggagctgGGACCCAGACGGTTGGTAGttgaagccccggtgtagccacaataagatccgcacagctgttgggcccttgagcaagacccttaaccccacattgctccagggcggtTAAGAAGCAAGGGAATTCCCCCTGCTTTGGAGTCAGCAAATAATTTATCGTATTATTATCACTGCCCAAAACACCCCATGGTCTGTAATTCAGTCACAGTACCTTAATAAGAACACAAATTAGGATCGTGTGTTACACACGTTTTGAGGCGAGTCAAACGGCTTACCTTCACACAACCATGGCCCAGCTCCTGATAAGCAGTCGTATTCCCGGTGTGGTCCACAGGTGGTTGACAATATATAAACTCATCTGGCCTTTGAGCATGGGATAAATACGTCACATACGTACATTTTAGACACGGATGCTACACAGTTAACGCACAATACTAATTTACCAGGATTTATCGGAATGCGGAAATGGCTAGGTGGTTGTCTAAAAAAACGTCAACAAGAAGAACTAAACAGAATGTGATAGGACCTCGACTTGCTCCAGACGTCCTCTTTCTAAGTTGGTCTACAATCATACCCAATTTCCGAGCCTGACAGGTGAGACCAGCTAGTAGCGGAATGGGTTGTCACGACATACTGCTTAAGACTAGTCGTCCGTAGAgttaaacagaaacacaacaaaCTTAAGATATCGGCCTAGCTAAGTAGAAACCACTTACAGATAGCTACAGAGCACAACAGGCGACGGGGGCCTGTATTCCAAGACGTTTTGGTGTTCATTCGCGTGGTCAGTTGGTATGGTACGAAATGTCCCGTTATCTTGGTCTCCAAATGCAGCCGTTGTACCTCGGTTCCCAGGTGTGGTCGACGCGTTCTGAGAATGAGTCCCTTCCAAACATTGCAACAACAACACGGTCAGAAGAAGCAGAATCTGGCCGCACAGTAGAATGTAGCTCACAGAAACGCGGAACATCTTCACTTTGACGGAGTATAGCAAGCGATTAAACTATGTTTAAGTTAAGCTTTGCTTAAACTTTGCTAACTGTGACTACATATTAATGGCGCAGAAATGTCAAGCGTATAATATCTGTTTGATTTTGACTGCtatcaagctagctagctaatcgaGTTTGTTTCCCGTGCTAGTCAGCAATGACGGTGTGGACATATCCACCAACATATTAGCTTGTTGGTACATCTCACACATATTATATCTTACATTACACACAATCTGTCCTTTACGATCAGATGCGCTAATATATGAAGTAAATTTAGAAGATTTCGACAGCGTTCATAggcaatgtaaaaacattttatcatcCATGTCGTCCATTTTGGATTGACCGGAGGATATGACGTCAATAGATTGGAAACCATCGAGATGTGCAAGTGATAGAAAAGAAGATAATCGCGTCCCCAGTCATGTGGGGGGCTCAACTGCGTTTCACTTTCTCCGGTTAATATAATTATCTACAACAGAATGTCCTTATATTTCATACCATTACAATATTACTAGCCTCCgattacatttaaacatgttgTAGATATTGGTTTCAACAAAACCAATTGTGACATATTAACTATtgatataaaaacattaaaacattaaaaaatcaaCCAAAAGACCAGACAGTTTAAGAACAAACACATCTTTATTATTTCACATTGCTGAAtgtttgaatattattttcagtATAGGACATAATGCCATGCAAATATAGTTGTCAAATATGGCTTTGCACAAAATGGCATCATAATTCAAGGTTATCACCAGATACATTCAAGAGGTACCACAAAGTAAAATAATCAGTTTGTATCCTTGATAGAGTTCACTCAAACATTGCATTTATTGCATTATTGAATAGTTGTAATTTTTCTACATTTAAAAGCTTGTGAGTTTGACTGCTCAGGAAAAAATGACTGATGTTTCTGTATCAGAACATTCTAAATAAGACAATATTCAAACATGATAAGAGTTGTGCTTACAACCTCAACTGGGTGAAGCcgattatgaaaatgaaaaattcctGGAACTTGACTCCGTGGAAGAAATGCAAttcatacacttttttgtttgCGGGTGATATGCCCTGCAAACtgcataaaaatattatttatattgaaATCACTCATTTGCTTTACTTCATCCGGTTAATTCAGGTCAATTAAAGAATTCATAAAAACTcacaattttaaatacatttctccaatttaataaatatattatctttcaaaaaatgctaCTGTTGAACATTACCTCTTGAGCTTGGATCTTCCTCGACAGATTATGAAGAGATATAGGTAAATAAGGGggctttttcttttaattttcatGATAAATCATGTTTTCAATTGATGGTATATGGTATTTTATGGTATATGGTAGTCATTTTCCTGGATATTAGGGAAGATGATCTTTGGTCCTGTGCTTGCTGTGctcacaaatatatatatattttttatgggcAGTGGACCGTAAAATTTCCTAAATTCAATTTTTCTGACATGATTTATAATGCTTTGTGAGAAAATGCAGCCAACTAAAGATTTACATAATGTGCAGAATATCCATCTGGACTTGGTTATCCCTGTGGTAAAGCCAGCATGATATGCAAACACTGCTGTAGAATACATGAAATtcagctaaaataaaaaaagtaatttccaAACTGTAACTGCTTTTAAATGATAATTATATGTGACATTATATAATTGATAACCCACATAAAGAAAATGAGTGAAAAAGGTCAATCTTTCCATGTCAaacaataaaaagcaaaaatgtattGAGGATGAGCGTTTCCTGAAACAATAATGTACATTATCAACATGGCTTGTTACAGGCAGTGAACATCATAATCATGTTGTTTCGCATATTTGGACAGCAagttcaaaaagtaaaaaacaaaaaaacactaaacaCAGCAAGGATCTAACCTGTTGTTTTGCTCAGGCATGCCTATTTAACTtcagaaatgtttgtttgttacagtgtttacagtgggggtggggggggggattgacaTATGCATCCTCCTTCAAGTTCATGTTTCTATACGATGGCAATTCACAATCGGGGTGTAGcgatatataaaaaaatgtttaaaattgtatttaccaTCCCAAGGTCCAACATGACTGTCCACTAAGTGTTCAAAAGCAGGATTATCTATGGAAAGGTTTGGCAGAA containing:
- the tm2d2 gene encoding TM2 domain-containing protein 2 gives rise to the protein MFRVSVSYILLCGQILLLLTVLLLQCLEGTHSQNASTTPGNRGTTAAFGDQDNGTFRTIPTDHANEHQNVLEYRPPSPVVLCSYLPDEFIYCQPPVDHTGNTTAYQELGHGCVKFGGQVHKDVNHTRVICTALEGIECAGPKEFLRGNEPCIKYTGHYFITTLLYSFFLGCFGVDRFCLGHTGTAVGKLLTLGGLGIWWFVDLILLITGGLMPSDGSNWCTFY